From a single Pirellulales bacterium genomic region:
- the map gene encoding type I methionyl aminopeptidase, with translation MLQMRRAGILVWNAHRLAAEVVRPGATTAEIDAVIDKYFSDHHAAPLFKGVAGKIPFPAVTCISVNEEVVHGIPSRRTLKEGDIVSVDTGCKLEGWCADAAITHPVGRVSPEVQRLLDITSGVLDLAIDLMGKKSRWSEVAREMATYVRDAGFTVVENFVGHGIGRQMHEDPQVPNFVSPQLRRNNDFRLEPGLVIAVEPMVNMGTKKTKPMPDHWTQSTQDGRPSAHFEHTIALTEEGTWILTGPPTPEELAIFAEKG, from the coding sequence ATGCTGCAGATGCGCCGCGCCGGCATTCTTGTTTGGAATGCGCATCGGCTGGCGGCCGAGGTGGTCCGGCCGGGCGCGACGACGGCCGAGATCGACGCGGTGATCGACAAGTATTTCAGCGATCACCATGCCGCGCCGCTTTTCAAAGGGGTCGCGGGAAAGATTCCATTTCCGGCGGTAACCTGTATTTCGGTCAATGAGGAGGTCGTACACGGGATTCCGAGCCGGCGAACGCTTAAGGAGGGGGATATCGTCAGCGTCGACACCGGCTGCAAGCTTGAGGGCTGGTGCGCCGACGCGGCCATCACGCATCCGGTCGGCCGAGTCTCGCCCGAAGTGCAGCGGTTGCTCGATATCACGAGCGGCGTTCTCGATTTGGCGATCGATTTGATGGGAAAGAAAAGCCGCTGGAGCGAGGTGGCCCGCGAGATGGCCACGTACGTCCGCGACGCGGGGTTTACGGTGGTCGAGAATTTTGTCGGCCATGGCATCGGCCGGCAAATGCACGAAGACCCGCAAGTCCCGAATTTCGTCAGCCCGCAATTGCGGCGAAACAACGATTTCCGCTTGGAGCCGGGTTTGGTGATTGCGGTCGAGCCGATGGTGAACATGGGCACGAAAAAGACCAAGCCGATGCCGGACCACTGGACCCAATCGACGCAAGATGGCCGCCCCAGCGCTCATTTCGAGCATACGATCGCCCTGACGGAGGAGGGGACGTGGATTCTGACCGGCCCCCCGACGCCGGAGGAATTGGCGATATTTGCGGAAAAGGGCTG